One Labilibaculum sp. DW002 genomic window, TGTTCAAATTGATTAAAGAACAAAGTGGAACAGATTGGGCTGAAATGTATAAGGTATTTAATATGGGACATCGTTATGAGTTCTATGTGCCTCAAGATATCGCTGAAGAAATTATTGCCATTTCTAAAGAATTTAATGTCGATGCAAAAATTGTAGGTCGATGTGAAGAAGGAAAAGGTAAGAAATTGACAATCAAAAGTGAGTTTGGTGAATTTGAATACTAAACCATCTTAAAATATTTCTCAAATAAGGCCATCTACTTGTAGATGGCCTTATTTTTTGATTAATCATTTAGTTCAAATCCCCATTCTTTTAGGATGTTGGGTTCATCCGGATAAACTGTTAATAGAAGATTCCGGATACTCCGGATTTCTTTTGAAATAAATTTTAAATCATTTTCTTTTCTGAATTCACGATAAGAAATGCTTTTTTCTGGTTGTTGATCTTTCAAAGATCGAATACTGTTTGATTTTTCAACCAAACGATCCATGTTAACAGCGCCATTAAGTAAACTCTTCTTTTTAGTGGCCTTGTGTCGTTCATTAATTTTTACCAATAGACCCAATAATCGGTCTTCGCTTCTAGGGATTCTGACTTTTACCATAAGCTTATTTTTAAGCGTTTGCTTTAACTTCAAAAAACAAGACATTGTTACTACTCCTGTGTTTACGATCCTTGAAAGTAAATGGAGAGGGTAATTTTTCTATTAAAAATTTGGTGCAACTACACTAGCTATAAGTTTCTATTAAAATTAACCATCTTAAGCTAAAAAGTAAAGGGCTGTTAATAATTATTTATAATTTAAAATCAAACTAAACATTGAGGGAGATCTTAAAAAAAACAACTCTTAATTCTAATAATTTATTTGAAGATTATAATTGTAAATAAGTTGATTATTATTCCTTAAAAGAGGTTAAATAATAAAAAGGGTAATCTAAATTGGCAAAGCCTTATTTAAAGTGATTTTATTTTCCTAATTTTGTGCAAATTTTAAGAGATTATAGGAATGAGCGATAATGTGTTACTAGGGAAACTAGAAGGTGTTTTTATCCGCTTCAAGGAGGTTAGTCAGCTGATTACCGACCCTGATGTTATGGGTGATATGAAACGCTATGTTAAGCTAAGCAAAGAATATAAAGAATTGGAGTTAGTCGATTCTGCTGCAAAAGAATATAGAAGTGCACTTGATACTATTGCCGAATCAAAGGAGATATTAGCCACTGAGAGCGATGAAGAATTGCGCGAAATGGCAAAAATGGAATTGGAAGAGCTTGAGGATAAGTTACCAGAAATGGAGCAAAATATTAAATTGCTTTTGGTACCTGCAGACCCTGAAGATTCTAAAAATGCGATTCTTGAAATTCGTGCGGGTGCTGGTGGTGATGAGGCTAGTATTTTTGCAGGTGATTTATATAGAATGTATACCAAATTCTGTGAGAGTAGAGGATGGAGAGTTACAATGTCTTCTTGTAGTGAAGGAACTTCGGGGGGGTACAAAGAAGTTGTTTTGAATGTAACAGGAGCTAATGTTTATGGTGTCTTGAAATATGAATCAGGTGTACACCGTGTTCAGCGAGTTCCTCAAACTGAGACTCAGGGGCGTGTTCATACTAGTGCTGCATCAGTAGCTGTATTACCGGAAGCTGAAGAGTTTGATATTGATGTAAAAGAAAGTGATATCCGAAAAGATACCTACTGTTCTTCAGGCCCAGGTGGACAGTCGGTAAATACAACTTACTCGGCTATTCGTTTGACTCATATTCCAACAGGTATTGT contains:
- the prfA gene encoding peptide chain release factor 1, giving the protein MSDNVLLGKLEGVFIRFKEVSQLITDPDVMGDMKRYVKLSKEYKELELVDSAAKEYRSALDTIAESKEILATESDEELREMAKMELEELEDKLPEMEQNIKLLLVPADPEDSKNAILEIRAGAGGDEASIFAGDLYRMYTKFCESRGWRVTMSSCSEGTSGGYKEVVLNVTGANVYGVLKYESGVHRVQRVPQTETQGRVHTSAASVAVLPEAEEFDIDVKESDIRKDTYCSSGPGGQSVNTTYSAIRLTHIPTGIVVTCQDQKSQLKNLAKAMIELRSRIYAMEHQKYLDEISSKRKTMVSTGDRSAKIRTYNYPQGRVTDHRINLTMYNLSAIIDGDIQEIIDKLQVEENAERLKESGL